Proteins from one Nakamurella multipartita DSM 44233 genomic window:
- a CDS encoding IS1182-like element ISNml3 family transposase: MQGRSRDQRELLDAESVVGGLLKPGSVFAFLAAHRREVFPDGMFADLFPSGRGRPSVPADVMASVIVLQALHGLSDADTVDSVTFDLRWKAACGLPVTAAAFHATTLTYWRRRLAASQSPNRIFDAVRQVVDQTGVLAGKSRRALDSTILDDAVATQDTVTQLIAAIRRVRREVPGAAEVVGEHCSAHDYDDPGKPAIAWNDQQAREALVDALVTDAHRVLGHLPDQELGPKAADAVALLALVAGQDVEPVEGSDGTDGRWRIAQRVAPDRVISTVDPEARHAHKTVHRRQDGFKAHIAVEPDTGLVTACAVTMASGRGNSDAEVGPTLLAQETEKLHVLADSAYGSGSARAELDHAGHIALIKPFPLRSAVPDGFTLDDFTVDPEARTATCPNGVTRSITAQWSVTFGAACRGCPLRAQCTTSDAGRSLKLTEYESLLRAARRQAETEDFQQVYRRHRPMVERSISWLVRGNRKVRYRGVAKNDHWWHHRAAAINLRRMLTLGLTRVSGTWTIAPA; the protein is encoded by the coding sequence GTGCAGGGTCGGTCGCGGGATCAGCGTGAGTTGTTGGATGCCGAGTCGGTAGTCGGTGGGCTGCTCAAGCCGGGCAGCGTGTTCGCGTTTCTGGCCGCGCACCGTCGGGAGGTGTTCCCGGACGGCATGTTCGCGGATCTGTTTCCGTCGGGTCGGGGCCGCCCGTCAGTGCCGGCCGACGTGATGGCGTCGGTGATTGTGCTGCAGGCTCTGCACGGCCTGTCCGACGCGGACACGGTGGACTCGGTGACGTTCGATCTGCGGTGGAAGGCAGCGTGCGGGTTACCGGTGACCGCTGCGGCGTTCCATGCCACGACATTGACGTACTGGCGGCGTCGGCTGGCCGCTTCGCAGTCGCCGAACCGGATCTTCGACGCGGTCCGCCAGGTCGTGGACCAGACCGGGGTGCTGGCTGGAAAGAGCAGGCGAGCGTTGGATTCCACGATCCTGGACGACGCGGTCGCCACCCAGGACACGGTCACCCAGTTGATCGCGGCGATCCGCCGGGTCCGCCGCGAGGTACCCGGCGCCGCCGAGGTCGTCGGCGAGCACTGCTCGGCTCACGACTATGACGACCCGGGCAAACCGGCGATCGCCTGGAACGATCAGCAGGCCCGCGAGGCCCTTGTCGATGCGCTGGTCACCGACGCGCATCGGGTGCTGGGACACCTGCCCGACCAGGAGCTCGGACCGAAGGCGGCGGACGCGGTCGCCCTCTTGGCGTTGGTCGCCGGGCAGGACGTGGAACCGGTCGAGGGCTCGGACGGCACCGACGGACGGTGGCGGATCGCGCAGCGGGTCGCCCCGGACCGGGTGATCTCCACCGTGGACCCGGAGGCGCGGCACGCCCACAAGACTGTCCACCGGCGGCAGGACGGGTTCAAGGCACACATCGCGGTCGAACCCGACACCGGTCTGGTCACCGCCTGCGCGGTGACCATGGCCAGCGGACGCGGCAACAGCGACGCCGAGGTTGGACCCACCTTGCTGGCACAGGAGACCGAAAAGCTGCACGTGCTGGCCGATTCGGCGTACGGATCGGGATCCGCGCGGGCCGAACTGGACCATGCCGGGCACATCGCGTTGATCAAGCCGTTCCCGCTGCGGTCGGCCGTGCCGGACGGGTTCACCCTGGACGACTTCACCGTCGACCCCGAGGCCAGGACGGCCACCTGCCCGAACGGGGTGACCCGGTCGATCACCGCGCAATGGTCCGTCACCTTCGGAGCGGCTTGCCGCGGCTGCCCGCTCCGGGCCCAATGCACGACCAGCGACGCCGGTCGATCGCTGAAGCTGACCGAGTACGAAAGCCTGCTCAGGGCGGCCCGTCGACAAGCGGAAACCGAGGACTTCCAACAGGTCTACCGACGGCACCGGCCGATGGTCGAACGATCGATCTCCTGGCTGGTCCGCGGCAACCGCAAAGTCCGCTACCGCGGCGTCGCCAAGAACGACCACTGGTGGCACCACCGCGCCGCTGCGATCAACCTCAGGCGAATGCTCACCCTCGGGCTGACGCGGGTGAGCGGGACGTGGACCATTGCACCGGCCTGA
- a CDS encoding IS110 family RNA-guided transposase, with amino-acid sequence MFSERTSVGLDVHARSIVGCGLDTVTGEVFRRRLTPTFAGVSSWLAELPAPVAVTYEAGPTGFGLARELTGAGVRCLVAAPSKLQRPPGDRVKTDARDALHLARLLQMDQIVPVRVPDLEQEAARDLVRAREDVRGDLMRSRHRLSKLLLRQGIIYSGGRPWTGAHEHWLRGQQFPQLGLQTAFDSAFETVLLTQGRRDRLDKAITEMALNSEFTPVVHRLCCLRGVSTLTGFGLAVEIGDWHRFTGSTIGAYLGLVPTESSSGGQRSQGSITKTGNTHARRLLVEAAWHHRKSYRNPSTVMQTRWDQASPAARARGHAGNHRLHRRWEQLLDRRKKTVIANVAVARELAGWCWSLAVMDD; translated from the coding sequence GTGTTCAGTGAGCGTACGAGTGTGGGTCTGGATGTGCACGCACGGTCGATCGTGGGGTGCGGTCTGGACACGGTGACCGGTGAGGTGTTCCGGCGGCGGTTGACGCCGACGTTCGCCGGTGTGTCGTCCTGGTTAGCGGAGCTGCCGGCCCCGGTCGCAGTGACGTATGAGGCAGGGCCGACCGGGTTCGGGTTGGCCCGGGAGTTGACCGGTGCCGGGGTCCGCTGCCTGGTCGCGGCGCCGTCGAAGTTGCAGCGCCCGCCGGGTGACCGGGTGAAGACCGACGCCCGGGACGCCCTGCATCTGGCCCGGCTGCTGCAGATGGACCAGATCGTGCCGGTCCGGGTGCCGGACCTGGAACAAGAGGCGGCCAGAGACTTGGTCCGGGCCAGGGAAGACGTCCGGGGTGATCTGATGCGCAGCCGTCATCGGTTGTCGAAACTGCTGCTGCGGCAGGGGATCATCTATTCCGGCGGCCGGCCGTGGACCGGTGCCCACGAGCACTGGCTCCGCGGGCAGCAGTTCCCGCAGCTGGGGCTGCAGACCGCGTTCGACTCGGCGTTCGAGACGGTGCTGCTCACCCAGGGTCGGCGGGACCGCCTGGACAAGGCGATCACCGAGATGGCGCTGAACAGCGAGTTCACCCCTGTCGTGCACCGGCTGTGCTGCCTGCGGGGGGTGTCCACGCTGACCGGGTTCGGTCTCGCGGTCGAGATCGGCGACTGGCACCGGTTCACCGGCTCCACCATCGGCGCCTACCTGGGTTTGGTGCCCACCGAGTCGTCCTCCGGTGGGCAACGCTCGCAGGGATCGATCACCAAGACCGGCAATACCCACGCCCGCCGACTGCTGGTCGAGGCCGCCTGGCATCACCGCAAGTCCTACCGCAACCCCAGCACGGTCATGCAGACCCGCTGGGATCAGGCCTCCCCCGCGGCACGTGCCCGCGGGCATGCCGGGAACCACCGGCTCCACCGCCGCTGGGAACAGCTACTGGACCGGAGGAAGAAGACCGTGATCGCCAACGTCGCCGTCGCCCGCGAGCTCGCCGGCTGGTGCTGGTCCCTGGCCGTCATGGACGACTGA